In Actinoplanes derwentensis, the following proteins share a genomic window:
- a CDS encoding phosphatase PAP2 family protein, protein MGLQPPEFSTEVYRLVVGIANRSPESFQWFMEHFTEVSIVLLVGIVVWLWWRARHASATMMALSVLAPAAGVIAYLTSEVVKTVLAEERPCRAVGLPIVAAECPPVGDWSFPSNHSTIAGALFIAAFLVSWRWGLVALPIATLAAFSRVFVGVHYPHDVLTGYLLGSAVTAVVTLLLARPGARLVEWGRSRPALGWALGPGLPVPRPAVSPREYADAVTARPSSVGRWQS, encoded by the coding sequence ATGGGTCTGCAGCCACCGGAGTTCTCCACTGAGGTCTATCGTCTCGTCGTCGGCATCGCCAACCGGTCGCCGGAGAGCTTCCAGTGGTTCATGGAGCACTTCACCGAGGTCTCGATCGTCCTTCTGGTGGGGATCGTGGTGTGGCTGTGGTGGCGGGCCCGGCACGCGAGCGCCACCATGATGGCGCTGAGCGTGCTGGCGCCCGCCGCCGGGGTGATCGCCTACCTGACCAGCGAGGTCGTCAAGACGGTTCTCGCCGAGGAGCGCCCCTGCCGTGCCGTCGGCCTGCCGATCGTGGCCGCCGAGTGCCCGCCCGTCGGTGACTGGTCGTTCCCCAGCAACCATTCCACGATCGCCGGGGCGCTGTTCATCGCGGCGTTCCTGGTGTCGTGGCGCTGGGGCCTGGTCGCCCTGCCGATCGCCACCTTGGCGGCCTTCTCCCGGGTGTTCGTCGGCGTGCACTACCCGCACGACGTGCTGACCGGCTACCTTCTCGGCTCGGCTGTCACCGCCGTGGTCACGCTGCTGCTGGCCCGGCCCGGCGCCCGGCTCGTCGAGTGGGGACGGTCCCGGCCGGCGCTCGGCTGGGCACTCGGCCCCGGTCTCCCGGTCCCACGCCCGGCGGTCTCCCCACGGGAGTATGCCGACGCGGTGACCGCGAGGCCGTCCAGCGTCGGCCGGTGGCAATCCTGA
- a CDS encoding family 78 glycoside hydrolase catalytic domain, whose translation MNRGTRLRRAARWAGAQLLTVTMVATTAIAVTSGPAAAAAATPAVTGLTVEGVSGALGLDTPQPRLGWLISSPQRGVTQSAYQVRVASTAAGLSAGTADVWDSGRTASTNSTQVRYDGPALTSATRYHWQVRVWDAEGRRSPWSAPSWWETGLLRTEDWRAKWIGRERPSASWTDYTVDVRLTVTRDAAGVFFRARGVNDAYMWQLADFGDVPVLRPHVRIGGTWQLLKQVPIGDVVAPADFNKPHDLRIEAAGSTIRTFVDGTLVDTTVDSRITSGTVGLRTSDPETAVVHSVKVTAGDRVEVDADLTEGTNPFTAGTPTAQGLALSGTTETLLADLGGKPLLRREFRVDRTVSRARIYATALGVYELSLNGSRVGDHQLAPGWTDYTKRIQYQSFDVTAQLVAGDNTIGAMLGDGWWSGHIAWFGDKLYGQRPELLAQLHIDYTDGTSQVIGSDGTWRSADGPVLRGDNVHGETYDARLDPPGWRRSAYDDTAWSPATVRDTSADDPTKRLVAQVDPPVKVTAELKARAVTQPRPGVWVFDLGQNMVGSVRLRVTGEAGKQVRIRHAEVLNPDGTVYTANLRTAQATDYYTLAGTGAEVYEPRFTFHGFRYVELTGFPGTPALSAVTGRVMGTAAPFTGELTTSDPMINQLQSNIVWGQRGNFLSIPTDTPARDERLGWTGDINVFAETATFNMDSLSFLTKWLADLRDAQSANGAYPDVAPRKCCGEGVSGWADAGITVPHTLWKRYGDTKVLADHYDSMRRYVDYLQASSQGLLRPDAGPYLDWLNLDDPTPAGVVGTAYSAYSTRLFAEMATALGHSADAEKYGARATAVAAAFADAYLSADGRVQGDSQTAYVLALSMDLVPPALRDAAGARLAERVADRGHHLSTGFLGTPDLLPALTETGNLDIAYRLLTNRDYPSWGYEIERGATTIWERWDSIKPDGTFGDVGMNSFNHYAYGAVGDWMYRTIGGIRPDDTAPGYRHVTIAPRPGGGLTSARAAYQSRYGRFVSDWKLDAAGQMSLNVTVPGNTTATVEIPAASRWAVTEAGRPASAATGVRFVKMSGPNAVFTVGSGSYRFAVDTVRGDLGEARTAAGRLPGLVGEWPVATALARTLALTTTTADRGYRTVSPAATATSVHLALAQAADLDRWAGHLPAPAAAEVRAVLSDVRNRLSRVSAVLVGAVASVHVPAGDLLPGAVIRVEAKLRNNGGTPLTGVRFTVPAPTGWTVTPAGPAPSTTVKPGATVTARYDVRVATDQTPGPAELTGTVAYRLHTGAATLPISAALTIAPPVEITGFTADRDTVTPGETTEVIVTLRNRSTVPAQGEFTVSAPAGWPVVPGQRYSLVAGREQTVTLPVTAPLTVTEGTANLTAATGPGQAERVTTEVRVVVAVPPSGAADHVDLGDGTSEQAHHLTASATSGTNTEAGKTRRYTQQGVVGAYFEFDLAVPAGRPFVLRAVETYNQAQIKDYDVLVDGVLVHARSYRRTASAEGTVSYQILVDRADLGADGTVRVRFQEDSGGHNYDPSIADVWSVLE comes from the coding sequence ATGAACCGAGGAACGAGACTCCGGCGCGCCGCCCGATGGGCGGGCGCTCAACTCCTTACCGTCACGATGGTCGCCACCACCGCGATCGCCGTCACCTCCGGCCCGGCCGCCGCGGCTGCCGCGACCCCGGCCGTCACCGGCCTCACCGTCGAAGGCGTCAGCGGCGCCCTCGGCCTCGACACGCCGCAGCCGCGACTCGGCTGGCTGATCAGCTCCCCGCAGCGCGGCGTCACCCAATCCGCCTACCAGGTCAGAGTCGCCTCCACCGCAGCCGGACTGTCCGCCGGCACCGCCGACGTCTGGGACAGCGGCCGCACGGCGAGCACGAACTCCACCCAGGTCCGGTACGACGGCCCCGCCCTCACCTCCGCCACTCGTTACCACTGGCAGGTCCGCGTCTGGGACGCCGAGGGCCGCCGCTCGCCCTGGAGCGCACCGTCCTGGTGGGAGACGGGTCTGCTGCGAACCGAGGACTGGCGGGCGAAGTGGATCGGCCGCGAACGCCCCAGCGCCTCCTGGACGGACTACACGGTCGACGTCCGGCTGACGGTGACCCGCGACGCGGCAGGTGTCTTCTTCCGTGCCCGCGGAGTCAACGACGCCTACATGTGGCAACTCGCCGACTTCGGTGACGTCCCGGTGCTGCGCCCGCACGTCCGGATCGGCGGCACCTGGCAGCTGCTGAAACAGGTGCCGATCGGCGACGTCGTCGCGCCCGCGGACTTCAACAAGCCACACGACCTGCGCATCGAGGCGGCCGGCAGCACCATCCGGACCTTCGTGGACGGCACCCTGGTCGACACCACCGTCGACAGCCGGATCACCAGCGGGACCGTCGGGCTGCGGACATCGGACCCGGAGACGGCCGTCGTCCACTCGGTGAAGGTCACCGCCGGCGACCGGGTCGAGGTCGACGCGGATCTGACCGAGGGGACCAACCCGTTCACCGCCGGTACGCCCACCGCACAGGGCCTCGCCCTCTCCGGCACGACCGAGACGCTGCTGGCCGACCTCGGCGGGAAGCCACTGCTGCGGCGCGAGTTCCGCGTCGACCGCACGGTCAGCCGGGCCCGGATCTACGCGACCGCGCTCGGCGTCTACGAACTGTCGCTCAACGGTTCCCGGGTCGGCGACCACCAGCTCGCACCAGGCTGGACCGACTACACCAAGCGGATCCAGTACCAGAGTTTCGACGTCACCGCACAACTCGTCGCCGGGGACAACACCATCGGCGCGATGCTCGGGGACGGCTGGTGGTCCGGCCACATCGCCTGGTTCGGCGACAAACTCTACGGCCAGCGGCCCGAACTGCTGGCGCAACTGCACATCGACTACACCGACGGCACGTCACAGGTCATCGGCAGTGACGGCACCTGGCGGTCCGCCGACGGCCCGGTGCTGCGCGGCGACAACGTCCACGGCGAGACGTACGACGCGCGCCTCGACCCGCCGGGCTGGCGCCGGTCCGCCTACGACGACACCGCCTGGTCCCCGGCCACCGTGCGGGACACCAGCGCCGACGACCCGACGAAGCGCCTGGTCGCACAGGTCGACCCGCCGGTCAAGGTGACCGCGGAGCTGAAGGCCAGAGCCGTCACCCAGCCCCGCCCCGGAGTGTGGGTGTTCGACCTCGGCCAGAACATGGTCGGTTCGGTCCGGCTGCGGGTCACCGGCGAGGCCGGGAAACAGGTACGGATCCGGCACGCCGAGGTCCTCAACCCGGACGGCACCGTCTACACCGCCAACCTGCGGACCGCCCAGGCCACCGACTACTACACCCTGGCCGGAACCGGCGCCGAGGTGTACGAGCCACGCTTCACCTTCCACGGCTTCCGGTACGTGGAGCTGACCGGTTTCCCCGGCACCCCGGCGCTGTCCGCGGTGACCGGGCGGGTGATGGGCACGGCAGCGCCGTTCACCGGTGAGCTGACCACCTCCGACCCGATGATCAACCAGTTGCAGAGCAACATCGTCTGGGGCCAGCGCGGCAACTTCCTGTCCATCCCGACCGACACCCCAGCCCGCGACGAACGCCTCGGGTGGACCGGCGACATCAACGTCTTCGCCGAGACCGCGACGTTCAACATGGACTCGCTGAGCTTCCTGACCAAGTGGCTGGCGGACCTGCGGGACGCCCAGTCGGCCAACGGGGCCTATCCGGACGTGGCGCCCCGGAAATGCTGCGGTGAGGGCGTGTCCGGCTGGGCGGACGCCGGTATCACCGTGCCGCACACGCTGTGGAAACGGTACGGCGACACGAAGGTGCTGGCCGATCACTACGACTCGATGCGCCGGTACGTCGACTACCTGCAGGCCAGCAGTCAGGGACTGTTGCGGCCGGACGCCGGTCCGTACCTGGACTGGCTGAACCTGGACGACCCGACTCCGGCCGGTGTGGTGGGGACCGCGTACTCCGCGTACAGCACCCGGCTCTTCGCCGAGATGGCGACGGCTCTGGGTCATAGCGCCGACGCCGAGAAGTACGGCGCTCGGGCCACCGCCGTCGCCGCCGCTTTCGCCGACGCCTACCTCTCCGCCGACGGCCGGGTCCAAGGCGACAGCCAGACCGCGTACGTCCTGGCCCTGAGCATGGACCTGGTACCGCCGGCGCTGCGTGACGCCGCCGGTGCACGCCTGGCGGAGCGGGTCGCCGACCGCGGCCACCACCTGTCCACCGGCTTCCTCGGCACCCCCGACCTGCTGCCCGCGCTCACCGAAACCGGCAACCTGGACATCGCCTACCGGCTGCTGACGAACCGGGACTACCCCTCGTGGGGCTACGAGATCGAGCGCGGCGCCACCACGATCTGGGAACGCTGGGACTCCATCAAACCCGACGGCACCTTCGGCGACGTCGGCATGAACTCCTTCAACCATTACGCGTACGGCGCGGTCGGCGACTGGATGTACCGCACCATCGGCGGCATCCGCCCGGACGACACCGCACCCGGATACCGGCACGTCACCATCGCGCCGCGGCCGGGCGGCGGCCTCACCTCGGCCCGGGCCGCCTACCAGTCCCGGTACGGCCGGTTCGTCAGCGACTGGAAACTCGACGCCGCCGGGCAGATGTCGCTGAACGTCACCGTTCCCGGCAACACCACGGCCACCGTGGAGATCCCGGCGGCCAGCCGCTGGGCGGTGACCGAGGCGGGCCGCCCCGCCTCCGCGGCCACCGGTGTCCGTTTCGTCAAGATGAGCGGGCCCAACGCGGTGTTCACCGTGGGCTCCGGCAGCTACCGGTTCGCCGTCGACACCGTTCGCGGTGACCTCGGCGAGGCCCGGACCGCGGCCGGGAGACTGCCCGGCCTGGTCGGTGAGTGGCCGGTGGCCACGGCACTGGCCCGGACCCTGGCGCTCACCACCACGACCGCCGACCGTGGTTACCGCACGGTGTCCCCGGCGGCCACCGCCACCAGCGTGCACCTCGCGCTGGCGCAAGCCGCCGATCTCGACCGGTGGGCCGGACACCTGCCCGCGCCGGCCGCCGCTGAAGTCCGGGCCGTGCTGTCCGACGTACGGAATCGGCTGTCCCGGGTTTCGGCCGTGCTGGTGGGCGCGGTCGCCTCGGTGCACGTGCCGGCCGGGGATCTCCTGCCCGGAGCGGTGATCCGGGTCGAGGCGAAACTGCGGAACAACGGCGGCACACCCTTGACCGGCGTACGTTTCACCGTTCCCGCTCCCACCGGATGGACCGTGACACCGGCCGGACCGGCGCCGTCGACGACGGTGAAGCCCGGCGCGACGGTGACCGCCCGCTACGACGTTCGCGTCGCGACGGACCAGACACCCGGCCCCGCCGAACTGACCGGCACCGTCGCCTACCGGCTGCACACCGGCGCCGCCACCCTGCCGATCAGTGCCGCGCTCACGATCGCACCCCCGGTCGAGATCACCGGATTCACCGCGGACCGGGACACCGTGACCCCCGGCGAGACGACCGAGGTCATTGTGACGTTGCGCAACCGCTCGACGGTCCCGGCACAGGGCGAGTTCACCGTCTCCGCGCCCGCCGGATGGCCCGTCGTCCCCGGACAGCGGTACTCCCTGGTCGCGGGCCGGGAACAGACGGTTACGCTACCGGTCACCGCACCACTGACCGTCACTGAGGGCACCGCCAATCTGACGGCTGCCACCGGCCCCGGCCAGGCGGAGCGGGTCACGACCGAGGTACGGGTGGTCGTCGCGGTACCGCCGTCCGGTGCCGCCGACCACGTCGACCTCGGCGACGGCACCTCGGAGCAGGCCCACCACCTGACGGCCTCGGCCACCTCGGGCACCAACACCGAAGCCGGGAAGACCCGCCGATACACCCAGCAGGGAGTCGTCGGCGCCTACTTCGAGTTCGACCTGGCGGTCCCGGCCGGCCGGCCGTTCGTGTTGCGTGCCGTCGAGACCTACAACCAGGCGCAGATCAAGGATTACGACGTGCTGGTCGACGGCGTCCTCGTCCACGCCCGGTCCTACCGGCGCACCGCGAGTGCCGAGGGCACCGTCAGCTACCAGATCCTGGTGGACCGGGCCGACCTGGGCGCGGACGGCACGGTGCGAGTCCGATTCCAGGAGGACTCCGGCGGCCACAACTACGATCCGTCCATCGCCGACGTGTGGTCCGTCCTTGAGTAA
- a CDS encoding transposase family protein — protein sequence MLAYRAMVDVPRELVQYVARLLHAERRARGTRKKTRALTCFYQALLVLVWFRKQEDLTLLGAGFGVSRATAYRYRDEGIAVLAAQAQDLHTALKRVAADGWSYVILDGKLFDCDRLTETTLSVKGKTIDAWFSGKHRDFGANIQAIMRPDGLPIWTSAAMPGHLHDTSCARDLGVTAALNWSAAELDLPALADSGYESTGQGIKTPIKQPADGKPLAVDNRAYNRLLRGLRWQGERGFAILVGRWKALRRTTISPRRTGDVVAAALHLTHFEYKYLTGSC from the coding sequence GTGCTGGCTTATCGTGCCATGGTCGACGTCCCGAGGGAACTGGTGCAGTACGTGGCGCGGTTGCTCCATGCCGAGCGCCGCGCCCGTGGCACGCGGAAGAAGACACGTGCGCTGACCTGCTTCTACCAGGCGTTACTCGTACTCGTCTGGTTCCGTAAGCAGGAAGACCTGACACTGCTGGGCGCCGGTTTCGGGGTCTCCCGGGCGACCGCGTACCGCTACCGCGACGAGGGCATCGCGGTGCTCGCCGCCCAGGCACAGGACCTGCACACCGCTCTGAAGCGGGTCGCCGCCGACGGCTGGTCGTACGTCATCCTCGACGGCAAACTGTTCGACTGCGACCGGCTGACCGAGACCACCCTGTCGGTCAAGGGAAAGACGATCGACGCCTGGTTCTCCGGAAAGCACCGCGACTTCGGCGCGAACATTCAGGCGATCATGCGCCCGGACGGACTGCCGATCTGGACATCGGCGGCGATGCCGGGGCATCTGCACGACACCAGCTGCGCCCGCGACCTCGGCGTCACCGCCGCCCTGAACTGGTCCGCCGCCGAACTCGACCTGCCGGCCTTGGCCGACTCCGGCTACGAAAGCACTGGTCAGGGCATCAAAACCCCAATCAAGCAACCGGCCGACGGTAAACCCCTCGCCGTCGACAACCGCGCCTACAACCGGCTCCTACGCGGTCTGCGCTGGCAGGGCGAACGCGGCTTCGCGATCCTCGTCGGACGCTGGAAAGCCCTGCGCCGCACCACGATAAGCCCACGCCGCACCGGCGATGTCGTCGCCGCCGCGCTGCACCTGACCCATTTCGAATACAAATACCTAACCGGATCTTGCTGA
- a CDS encoding sugar ABC transporter substrate-binding protein, which produces MRKSSFALIAVGLLASVTLSACDSEASEGATGSDAATEGTSSGKVTGTDGVAVILPDTTSSTRWVDDDPKYLQAAFDAAGVPAQIFNAEGDEEEFKRIAKTALDKGFKVLVIVNLSAASGKAVIQDAHSRNVPVIDYDRLTLNGAADYYVSFDNEKVGELQATGLLNCLRRKGVTTPVIAELNGSQSDNNAYLFKEGYDAVLDSRFDDATALKGPDQFVPGWDEDNAREIFALMHKQYPNIDGVLAANDGLGNAAIDVLKEKGRNGKVPVTGQDATVKGLQNILAGDQCMTVYKDTKAEADAAADLAIGLYKKEKPVVADKLKDPESGLYIPFKKLEPKAISLSNIKSIVEAGYVDTKTLCTADYLSYCRTAGLV; this is translated from the coding sequence ATGCGCAAGTCTTCGTTCGCCCTGATCGCCGTCGGTCTTCTGGCGTCGGTCACGCTCTCGGCCTGTGACAGCGAGGCTTCCGAAGGCGCTACCGGTAGTGACGCCGCCACTGAGGGCACCAGCAGCGGCAAGGTGACCGGAACCGACGGTGTCGCGGTGATCCTGCCGGACACCACGAGTTCCACCCGGTGGGTCGACGACGACCCGAAGTACCTTCAGGCCGCCTTCGACGCGGCCGGCGTCCCCGCGCAGATCTTCAACGCCGAGGGTGACGAGGAGGAGTTCAAACGGATCGCGAAGACCGCCCTCGACAAGGGGTTCAAGGTGCTGGTCATCGTGAACCTCTCCGCGGCCAGCGGCAAAGCCGTGATCCAGGACGCCCACTCCCGCAACGTGCCGGTGATCGACTACGACCGGCTCACCCTCAACGGTGCCGCCGACTACTACGTCAGCTTCGACAACGAGAAGGTCGGCGAACTGCAGGCCACCGGGCTGCTCAACTGCCTGCGGCGCAAGGGCGTCACCACTCCGGTCATCGCCGAGCTGAACGGTTCGCAGTCGGACAACAACGCCTACCTGTTCAAGGAGGGCTACGACGCGGTCCTGGACAGCCGGTTCGACGACGCCACCGCGCTCAAGGGCCCGGACCAGTTCGTTCCCGGCTGGGACGAGGACAACGCCCGCGAGATCTTCGCGCTGATGCACAAGCAGTACCCGAACATCGACGGTGTGCTGGCCGCCAACGACGGTCTCGGCAACGCGGCCATCGACGTGCTGAAGGAGAAGGGCCGCAACGGCAAGGTCCCGGTCACCGGCCAGGACGCCACGGTCAAGGGTCTGCAGAACATCCTCGCCGGCGACCAGTGCATGACGGTGTACAAGGACACCAAGGCCGAGGCGGACGCCGCGGCCGACCTGGCGATCGGTCTCTACAAGAAGGAGAAGCCGGTCGTCGCGGACAAACTGAAGGACCCGGAGTCCGGCCTCTACATCCCGTTCAAGAAGCTGGAGCCGAAAGCGATCAGCCTGAGCAACATCAAGTCGATCGTCGAAGCCGGTTACGTGGACACCAAGACCCTGTGCACCGCGGACTACCTCAGTTACTGCCGCACCGCCGGCCTCGTCTGA
- a CDS encoding DM13 domain-containing protein, protein MIQRLLTRPAVWVVIAALGVGALYWFQPWRLFTDTVVTDTLSSPPSSTPRSSAPAAPDDVPTTVVIAEGSFVTHEHDTDGAARVVRNPDGTHQLELIGLDTSDGPDLRVWLSDQQVRTGTAGWRVFDDGEYAELGKLKGNHGDQVYRIAAGVDPGAFRSVSIWCKRFAVSFGAAELKTVASR, encoded by the coding sequence GTGATCCAACGACTTCTCACCCGCCCGGCCGTCTGGGTCGTCATCGCGGCACTCGGTGTGGGCGCGCTCTACTGGTTCCAGCCGTGGCGGCTGTTCACCGACACCGTCGTGACCGACACGCTGTCGAGTCCACCCTCCTCCACACCGCGCTCCTCCGCACCGGCGGCCCCGGACGACGTCCCCACGACGGTGGTGATCGCGGAGGGCTCGTTCGTGACCCATGAGCACGACACCGATGGCGCCGCCCGGGTGGTACGCAATCCGGACGGCACCCACCAGCTGGAGTTGATCGGCCTGGACACCAGTGACGGCCCGGATCTGCGGGTGTGGCTCTCCGACCAGCAGGTGCGCACCGGAACCGCCGGGTGGCGGGTGTTCGACGACGGCGAGTACGCCGAGCTGGGCAAACTCAAGGGCAACCACGGCGACCAGGTCTACCGGATCGCCGCCGGCGTCGATCCCGGGGCGTTCCGCAGCGTCAGCATCTGGTGCAAACGGTTCGCGGTCTCGTTCGGAGCGGCTGAGCTGAAGACCGTCGCGTCACGCTGA
- a CDS encoding Pycsar system effector family protein has translation MVPRHQENATESLHHYRQVARRFGTDREGFVAAWLAAAVDHEATERAVATQIWAANLIANRKFTRVRWSIRLLVAGIAVLTLTVLS, from the coding sequence CTGGTACCGCGTCACCAGGAGAACGCAACCGAGTCACTGCACCACTACCGTCAGGTGGCCCGGCGCTTCGGCACCGACCGGGAGGGATTCGTCGCCGCCTGGCTCGCGGCGGCGGTTGATCATGAGGCCACCGAGCGGGCGGTCGCCACGCAGATCTGGGCGGCGAACCTCATCGCGAACCGCAAGTTCACCCGGGTCAGGTGGTCGATCCGTCTACTCGTGGCCGGTATCGCCGTCCTGACGCTAACCGTCCTTTCCTGA